The Arthrobacter sp. D5-1 genomic interval CCATACCTTTCCGGGGGCAGCGGTGCCGGTTCACTGTTGGGTCAACGAACTTGGCTGGGGTTCAGTTTCACCCGGCGGAGCAGCTGGGCGTTGAGGGCGACCACGATGGTGGAGATGGACATCAGGACCGCCCCGGCGGCGGGGGACAGGACGATCCCGGCGAAGGCCAGCACACCGGCGGCCAAGGGTACGGCGATGACGTTGTATCCGGTGGCCCAGACGAGGTTCTGCCACATCTTGGTGTAGCTTGCCCTGGACAGGTCCACCATGGACAGCACGGCCCTGGGGTCGTTGCCTGCAAGGATGACCCCGGCTGATTCCATGGCCACGTCGGTGCCGGCGCCGATGGCAATGCCAACCTCTGCCCGGGCCAGCGCCGGGGAGTCGTTGACGCCGTCCCCGACCATCGCCACCTTCAGGCCGCGGGCCTGCAGTTCGGCGACTTTCTTGTCCTTGTCCGCAGGCAACACTTCGGCGAAAACCTCGTCGATGTTCAGTTCCGCACCGACCGCCGTGGCTACCTGGGTGGCGTCCCCGGTGATCATCGCGACTTTCACGCCTCTGTTCTGCAAGGCTGCTACGGCTTGCCGGGACTCGGGCCGGATGGCATCCTCGAGACTGACTGCCCCCAGGATCCGGTCGCCGTCGATGACGTGCAGCACAGCTGCGCCACGGCCCATCCACTCACGGGTCGAGGCCGCCAGCGTCTCATGCTCGGTGATTCCGAGTTCGCGCAGCAGTGCAGGGCCGCCGACTTGGACGGTGCGGCCATTGATCGTGGCCCGCACGCCACGGCCCGTCATGGACGTGAAACCCGTCGCTTGCGGCAGCGTGAGGCTTTTCTCCTTCGCTGCCCGGACGATGGCCCGGGCGACAGGGTGTTCACTGTCGGATTCAACGGCTGCTGCCAGAGCCAGCAGCTCATCGGTTGTCCTGCCATCGGTGGTGGCGGTGTTCCGGAGCTCGGGTTCGCCCTTGGTCAGGGTGCCTGTCTTGTCGAACAGGACGACGTCGATGGTGCGCATCCGCTCGAGCGCGATCCTGTTCTTGATCAACACCCCGGCTTTGGCGGCCTGTTCGGTGGAGATCGCGATCACCAGCGGGATGGCCAGGCCCAGGGCGTGCGGGCAGGCAATCACGAGCACTGTAACGGTGCGGGTGACGGCTTCGGGCAGGCTACCCAAGAGAATCCATGCGATGAAGGTGATGACACCGGCGATGGTGGCGAAGTAGAACAAGAACGCCGCCGCCCGGTCCGCGAGGGCCTGGGCCTTCGAGGACGAGGCCTGCGCTTCAGCAACCAACCGCTGGATGCCGGCCAAGGCCGTGTCGTCACCGACTGCCGTGACGGCGACCCGGACGGTGTTGTCGGTGGCCACGGTCCCGGCCACGACCGGATCACCCACTGCGCGGAGCACCGTTTTGGACTCCCCGGTGATCATGGACTCATCGAACTCGGCTTGCCCGTCCGCGATGGTGCCGTCGGCGGGCATCCGCGCCCCGGACCGGACGAGAACAATATCCCCGGGGTTTAGCTCAGAGACCGGGATGGTTTCGACGCCGGCATCAGTGACGCGTTCGGCCTCGTCCGGCAGCAGAGCCGCCAGGGCGTCGAGGGCGCCCTGCGCGGAGCCGAGCGCCCGCATTTCGATCCAGTGTCCGAGCAGCATGATGGCCACCAGGAGCGCCAGCTCCCACCAGAAGTCCAGATCGAAGTTCCCGATCTTCAGGGTTGTGGCCCAGGACGCGGCGAACGCGACGGTGATGGCCATGCTGATCAGCAGCATCATGCCCGGCTGCCGGGATCTTAGTTCATTGATGCCGCCCTTGAGGAAGGGCATGCCCCCGTGGAAGAAGATCACCGTTCCCAGAACGGGCGGGATCCAGGCGGACCCCGGGAACTCCAACGGCATGTACCCCAGGAGGTGCCCGAACATCGGACTGAAATACACCACCGGGACCGAGAGAGCCAGGGTCAGCCAGAACCTGTCCTTGAACATGGCCGTGCTGTGACCGGCGTGCTGACCGTGGTTGTGCACGGCATGATCGTCCGAGGCGTTGTGTCCCTGAGCATGCGCCTGGTGCTGATGCGGTGATTCAGGCGTCCCGGGAGTCTGGTGTGGTGCTGCTTGGCCGGGGTCTGCTTCGGTGACCGGCGAAAGGTGGTGATCGTGGTGATGGGTGTGCTCTGTCATGGTGTGCTCCTCCAGGTGCGGCCCGCGGCATCGCTTGAGGCGGTGCGGACGCACGTGTTTGGGCTAGCTGTTGGTCAAGCTGTAGCCGGCTGATGTGATGGCGTCCCGGATGGCGGAAGGTCCAGCGGAGCCGGTAATGACCAGGCGGGAAACACCGCCTGGGACGAGTTCAACAGCCGCGCCGTCTACGCCATCCACGGCCTTGACGGCCTTTTCGACGCTGGCCACGCAGCTGCCGCAGGTCAGTCCTTCCACGTCGTATTCGACACCCATTTTGGCGGGCGGAGTGGCGCTGGCCTCGGTGGAGCAGCAGCTGCAGCCCGGGGAGGACGCAGAAGTAAGGGGCAGTTCGGTGCGTGAAGGTGTTTTCATGTCAGTTCCCTTATGTGCAGAAATGCGACGGGTGCTGTGGTTGAACGGTTGTAAAGAGGCCAACAATCATTTGGTCCTCCGCGACATACCACTCACTGACAACAATGAAAAGATACCCCTGGGGGGTATGCAAGTCAAGTAGTGAACCATCATCAGTTGGTCCGGATGGGGTGCGCAAAGGGTCGGTATTCGGCAGGCGGGGGAGGGGCAGTCTGCAGTTTTGGGCGTGACTGTCCGGCGTCGCGCCGGGCTACGCGTGAACCACGCCGGCAGCGACATTTCCACCACGTGGCCCATTGTCTTTCTTCCGTCAGGAGTCGATGCGATAGGGTCCAGGGCGGAGTCCGCGGGTTCAGGGCAACTGCTCCCGGTCAGAGGTCCGTAATGCCCATGCCGGCGTCGTCCAGGCAGGGCGAGCGTTTGCCAGCGGGTTTTCCCATGGACCGCAGGCAGGTGCATTGGGGTCCCTTGACCGCCGGAAGGCCGGTCCAGACGAAACGTTGCATGCGGTTGTAGTTTCCGAAGTCCAGGACTGCGCCATTGATCCGGTCAGCTAGTTCGTAGCTGACGGAGATGGTCGCCGGCCCGTGCGCCTCGGCAAGGGTTTCGAGCGTGCATCCGATGAACTTTTTTGGTCGTGTTCTGGAGAAGTAGAGTCCCTGGGTGCGGCAGCCGCCGGAACCCAGGTAGCAATGGAGGGAGCCGCCAAACACAGCAATCATTTCAAGGGCTTCGGCGGTGGCGTGGAAGCGGCCGTGTCCTGGCACCGTCACAGTTGCGAGTGCCTTCGTGGGGAAGGTGTTCATGGAGTCCTTGGGGTTTGCTCCCCGGGCAGCAGGAGCAGTGGGGCGGCCGGCGTGTGGCGGCCGGTCAGTTTTTCCATGCCTGGGAGCGTAGAAGCCGCAGGCCGTTAAGGGCGACGATGACGGTGGAGCCTTCGTGTCCGGCGACGGCCAGCGGCAGTGGCAGCCTGGAAACCAGGTCCCACGTGACGAGAACGGTGATGAAGGTGGCCGCGATGGCGAGATTCGCGATGACGAACCGGTGGGCCCGTTTTGAGATCGCGATCAGTGACGGCAGGGCCTCGAGCTCGTCGCGGACGATGATGGCGTCGGCCGTTTCCAGGGCGAGGTCGGAGCCGTGCCGTCCCATCGCGATTCCGGTGCTCGCAGCCGCAATGGCGGGGGCGTCGTTGACGCCGTCGCCGATCAGCAGAACCCGGTGGCCGACCTGTTCCAGTTTGTGCACCGCTGTCGCTTTGTCGGCGGGCAGCAGGCGTGAGCGGACGTTGTCTATGCCGGTTTCGGCGGCGATCTGGGCTGCCGCCCGGTGGTTGTCTCCGGTGAGCAGGTGAACCGGGTTGCCCGTGATCTGCCGGAGCCGTGTGACGGTTGCGGCCGCGGTCGGGCGGAGCCGGTCAGCAAGGGTGATCCGCCCTGCCGTGGCCCCGTCGATGATGACGTAAACGACGGTTCCGGCCACGGTGGCATCGGCCTCCACGGCGGGCCGTTCCACCCGGACCTGCCGTCCGTCGACGATGCCGGATACTCCTTGGCCGGGGACGGCCTTGAATTCTGCTGCTGGCTCCACGGTGAGGCCCTTTCCCGTGCGTCACGGAGGATGGCCCGTCCGAGCGGGTGCTCGCTGTACTGCTCGACGGCGGCTGCCATCCCCAGGATCTGTGCGGGGTTGGGGTCGGCGTCCAGGGATTCGGCGGACGTGACCTTCGGGGTTCCCTCGGTGAGGGTACCGGTCTTGTCGAAGGCGACGACGGTGGTGCGGCCGACCTGTTCCATCACGGTGGCGGATTTGACCAGGACGCCGTGTCGTCCGGCGTTGGCGATGGCAGCCAGAAGAGGCGGCATGGTCGACAGGACAACGGCGCACGGAGAGGCCACGATCATGAACGTGATGGCCCGCAGCAGGGCAGCCTCCAGGCTCTCGCCGAAGGACACGGGCAGGAAAAACACCAGCAGGGTAGCCACAATGACACCGACGGAGTAGCGCTGTTCGACTTTTTCAATGAACAGCTGGGTCTTGGCCTTGGTGGCGGAGGCTTCCTCCACGAGGGTCACGATGCGGCTGACCACCGAGTCCTTGGCGGCCTTGGCTACCCTGACAGACAGAGCGCCGCTACCGTTGACAGTTCCGGAGAGAACCTCGTCGCCTTCGCGCCGGATGATCGGAGTCGATTCCCCGCTCATCGCCGCCTGGTCGACCTCACTGACTCCCCGGATGACGGTGCCGTCAGCGCCGATCCGTTCACCCGGGCGCACCAGAATCATATCGCCGACCTGCAGTTCCGCGGTGTCAACCTCCTCTTCGAGGCCGGTCCCGTCCAAAATCCGGGTCGCCCGCTCGGGGGCCAGACCCAGCAGGGAGCTGACGGAGTCAGCGGTTCGTTGAGTGACCAGGGCTTCCAGGGCGCCCGAGGTTGCGAAAATGACGATCAGCAAGGACCCATCAAAAATCTGGCCGATGGCCGCGGCAGCGATTGCTGCGACGATCATCAGCAAATCCACAT includes:
- a CDS encoding copper-translocating P-type ATPase, with product MTEHTHHHDHHLSPVTEADPGQAAPHQTPGTPESPHQHQAHAQGHNASDDHAVHNHGQHAGHSTAMFKDRFWLTLALSVPVVYFSPMFGHLLGYMPLEFPGSAWIPPVLGTVIFFHGGMPFLKGGINELRSRQPGMMLLISMAITVAFAASWATTLKIGNFDLDFWWELALLVAIMLLGHWIEMRALGSAQGALDALAALLPDEAERVTDAGVETIPVSELNPGDIVLVRSGARMPADGTIADGQAEFDESMITGESKTVLRAVGDPVVAGTVATDNTVRVAVTAVGDDTALAGIQRLVAEAQASSSKAQALADRAAAFLFYFATIAGVITFIAWILLGSLPEAVTRTVTVLVIACPHALGLAIPLVIAISTEQAAKAGVLIKNRIALERMRTIDVVLFDKTGTLTKGEPELRNTATTDGRTTDELLALAAAVESDSEHPVARAIVRAAKEKSLTLPQATGFTSMTGRGVRATINGRTVQVGGPALLRELGITEHETLAASTREWMGRGAAVLHVIDGDRILGAVSLEDAIRPESRQAVAALQNRGVKVAMITGDATQVATAVGAELNIDEVFAEVLPADKDKKVAELQARGLKVAMVGDGVNDSPALARAEVGIAIGAGTDVAMESAGVILAGNDPRAVLSMVDLSRASYTKMWQNLVWATGYNVIAVPLAAGVLAFAGIVLSPAAGAVLMSISTIVVALNAQLLRRVKLNPSQVR
- a CDS encoding heavy-metal-associated domain-containing protein, producing MKTPSRTELPLTSASSPGCSCCSTEASATPPAKMGVEYDVEGLTCGSCVASVEKAVKAVDGVDGAAVELVPGGVSRLVITGSAGPSAIRDAITSAGYSLTNS
- a CDS encoding peptidase translates to MNTFPTKALATVTVPGHGRFHATAEALEMIAVFGGSLHCYLGSGGCRTQGLYFSRTRPKKFIGCTLETLAEAHGPATISVSYELADRINGAVLDFGNYNRMQRFVWTGLPAVKGPQCTCLRSMGKPAGKRSPCLDDAGMGITDL
- a CDS encoding HAD-IC family P-type ATPase, whose translation is MAGTVVYVIIDGATAGRITLADRLRPTAAATVTRLRQITGNPVHLLTGDNHRAAAQIAAETGIDNVRSRLLPADKATAVHKLEQVGHRVLLIGDGVNDAPAIAAASTGIAMGRHGSDLALETADAIIVRDELEALPSLIAISKRAHRFVIANLAIAATFITVLVTWDLVSRLPLPLAVAGHEGSTVIVALNGLRLLRSQAWKN